Proteins found in one Drosophila innubila isolate TH190305 chromosome X, UK_Dinn_1.0, whole genome shotgun sequence genomic segment:
- the LOC117794143 gene encoding shematrin-like protein 2 encodes MKYLCVFVIFAMCLVNCLAAIAEPAAAAPDAEVESTVAEKKTEKRGIYGFGYGHYGHGYGGYGHGHGHYGGYGFASPYYGGYEYVHHATPYYGGHHGGFYPYHHGHYGYY; translated from the exons ATGAAGTATTTG TGTGTTTTCGTTATTTTTGCCATGTGCCTGGTCAACTGCTTGGCGGCCATTGCTGAGCCCGCAGCGGCAGCTCCTGATGCCGAAGTGGAATCAACTGTAGCCGAAAAGAAGACGGAGAAACGTGGCATTTATGGTTTTGGCTATGGACATTATGGACATGGTTATGGCGGCTATGGTCATGGACATGGTCATTATGGCGGCTATGGCTTCGCAAGTCCCTATTATGGCGGCTATGAGTATGTGCATCATGCCACGCCCTATTATGGTGGCCATCATGGTGGTTTCTATCCCTATCATCATGGCCATTATGGTTACTATTGA